The Methanoculleus horonobensis genomic interval GATTGTCGAACCGAAGATCGAGCGGGTGGTCATGGTGATGGGGATACTCCAGCGTCATCGGGACTTCTGGATCGAACACGACATCGAGGGCATACCACCCGAATTTCTGAGAGAGATACAACACCTGTACAATTCAAAGGTGGTAAAAGACGTTGAAGAGGACATCTTCGTTGTGTATGCAGCCTTTCTGACTATACTCAAGGAAGCGTCATGGATTCATGGCGTATCATCAATTATGAGCCAGGTCCTTGCAAACGCGATTAAAGAGGCAGTTCTGGACGGCAGGACGGTTGAACTCATCGTCTCCCAGAAACTCGCTCAGACATTGACCGCCGAGCCGTATGATGCGGTGCTGGGGTCCCTGAAAGGGCATACCAATTTCAGTATCTATGTCTCCTCCTCGCCGGTCAAATTGGGGATGACAGTGACCGACCGATACCTGTCATTAGGCCTATACGGGCATGATACCGGCACCTACGACGCTGCTACGGATCTCATCAGCACCGACGCTGCAGCGATCTCCTGGGGCGAGAGACTCTTCCAGCACTATAAAGCAGA includes:
- a CDS encoding helix-turn-helix transcriptional regulator, which produces MNELSPLEIYNEFHDDIQAIFRSRLLTQVMIALGSGSKPLSILRDITGSSSQALIPKIRQLEALHYVESVRGDYALTAMGRIVEPKIERVVMVMGILQRHRDFWIEHDIEGIPPEFLREIQHLYNSKVVKDVEEDIFVVYAAFLTILKEASWIHGVSSIMSQVLANAIKEAVLDGRTVELIVSQKLAQTLTAEPYDAVLGSLKGHTNFSIYVSSSPVKLGMTVTDRYLSLGLYGHDTGTYDAATDLISTDAAAISWGERLFQHYKADAKPLKLPR